A region of Actinobacillus porcitonsillarum DNA encodes the following proteins:
- the hemN gene encoding oxygen-independent coproporphyrinogen III oxidase, with protein sequence MSEIIWDLALIQKYNQSGPRYTSYPTALEFNEAYTDEDFKLAAQRYPERPLSLYIHIPFCHKLCYFCACNKVITRHRHKVEIYLDYLEKEIRTRAPLFKQRKVTQIHWGGGTPTYLDEDQSARLMEMLKSNFNVAEDAEISIEMDPREIELDMLDHLRQIGFNRISMGIQDFNKEVQQLVNREQDEDFIFALMKRAKELGFVSTNVDLIYGLPKQNVESFMYTLERVVELNPDRMSVFNYAHLPSRFAAQIKIKDEMLPPPETKLTILQNSIEFLGKNGYKFIGMDHFAKPDDELAIAQEKGILHRNFQGYTTQEECDLLGMGVSAISLLGDTYAQNQKELKQYYADLEEKGIALHKGLVLTKDDCLRRDVIKALICNFKLEFDHLEKAYDIDFKNYFAEDLAYLAPLAEDGLLEINDKSMVVSPRGRLLIRNICLCFDVYSRQLAKRQQFSRII encoded by the coding sequence ATGTCAGAAATTATTTGGGATTTAGCTCTTATTCAAAAATATAATCAATCAGGTCCACGTTATACTTCTTATCCAACGGCATTAGAGTTTAATGAGGCTTATACCGATGAGGACTTTAAACTTGCAGCGCAGCGTTATCCAGAACGTCCGCTCTCGCTTTATATTCATATTCCTTTTTGCCATAAACTTTGTTATTTCTGTGCTTGTAATAAAGTGATTACACGCCACCGTCATAAAGTTGAAATTTATTTAGATTATCTTGAAAAAGAAATCCGTACTCGAGCACCTTTATTTAAGCAACGCAAAGTTACCCAAATTCATTGGGGGGGCGGTACACCAACTTATTTAGATGAAGATCAATCAGCACGTTTAATGGAAATGTTAAAGTCAAACTTTAATGTTGCAGAAGATGCTGAAATTAGTATCGAGATGGATCCAAGAGAAATCGAATTAGATATGCTCGATCATCTTCGTCAGATTGGATTTAACCGTATTAGTATGGGGATCCAAGATTTTAATAAGGAAGTTCAACAATTAGTTAATCGTGAGCAAGATGAAGACTTTATTTTTGCGTTAATGAAACGAGCAAAAGAGTTGGGCTTCGTTTCAACTAATGTGGATCTGATTTATGGCTTACCAAAGCAAAATGTAGAAAGCTTTATGTACACACTTGAAAGGGTAGTAGAGTTAAATCCTGATCGTATGAGCGTGTTTAATTATGCGCATTTGCCAAGCCGTTTTGCTGCTCAAATTAAAATTAAAGATGAAATGTTGCCACCACCGGAAACAAAATTAACGATTTTACAAAACTCCATTGAGTTCTTAGGTAAAAATGGTTATAAGTTTATCGGCATGGATCATTTTGCGAAGCCGGATGATGAATTAGCTATCGCTCAAGAAAAAGGGATATTACACCGTAATTTCCAAGGCTATACCACTCAAGAAGAGTGTGATTTATTGGGTATGGGTGTTTCGGCGATTAGCTTATTAGGCGATACTTATGCACAAAACCAAAAAGAGCTAAAACAGTATTATGCTGATCTTGAAGAAAAAGGTATTGCTCTGCATAAAGGTTTAGTCTTAACCAAAGATGATTGTCTTCGTCGTGATGTGATTAAAGCATTGATTTGCAATTTTAAATTAGAATTTGACCACTTGGAAAAGGCATACGATATTGATTTTAAAAACTATTTTGCTGAAGATTTGGCTTATCTTGCGCCATTAGCAGAAGATGGTTTATTAGAAATAAATGATAAATCGATGGTTGTATCGCCTCGTGGTCGTTTATTAATTCGTAACATTTGTTTATGTTTTGATGTTTATTCAAGACAACTTGCAAAAAGACAACAATTTTCAAGAATTATTTAA
- a CDS encoding DUF2489 domain-containing protein: MFRFFLIVLAVLILLSLVGYAIYLWIRLKNQKALELELQKQAEEAQKERFLRIVDSVDVIARAMIVEQCDLSEGVLRLKPLLDVLGKKLSDYAAMWALYQFVEEMAILDERKNLKRNERMRQDLAREAKEAELCDEIKRECTQLLDNINHFKKAL, from the coding sequence ATGTTTAGATTTTTTCTTATTGTTCTTGCGGTATTGATTTTACTTTCTTTAGTGGGATATGCGATCTATTTATGGATCAGATTGAAAAATCAAAAAGCGTTGGAACTTGAATTACAAAAGCAAGCCGAAGAAGCGCAGAAAGAGCGGTTTCTTCGCATTGTGGATAGTGTAGATGTGATTGCCCGTGCAATGATAGTGGAACAATGCGATCTCTCTGAGGGTGTTTTAAGGCTAAAACCCTTATTAGACGTATTAGGCAAAAAGTTGTCTGATTATGCTGCGATGTGGGCGCTTTATCAATTTGTCGAAGAAATGGCAATTTTAGATGAACGAAAAAATTTAAAACGTAATGAAAGAATGCGACAAGATTTAGCAAGGGAAGCCAAAGAAGCAGAACTTTGCGATGAAATCAAACGTGAATGTACACAGTTATTAGATAATATTAACCATTTTAAAAAGGCTCTCTAA
- the yihI gene encoding Der GTPase-activating protein YihI — MSRTKKTRRITDIMPTRKADKKPEQPKLSGGKNRKPTRYELDAKAREEKKKRKHKGLPSGSRHIDPTVKKNEVVKEVKDPRIGSRKKVPLMVEFINKPEKGQQIQPVIPSELQKPTLTPEMELAQLENNECLHQLLDELDAGKALSAEDQKFVDECLDRIDELMTILGIEEEDDGNALLRQFETVDLNQFK; from the coding sequence ATGAGTAGAACAAAGAAAACACGCCGCATTACGGATATTATGCCAACCCGCAAGGCGGATAAAAAACCTGAACAACCTAAATTAAGTGGTGGTAAAAACCGTAAACCGACACGTTATGAGTTGGATGCAAAAGCCCGTGAAGAGAAAAAGAAACGTAAACATAAAGGCTTGCCAAGTGGTTCTCGCCATATTGATCCAACTGTTAAAAAGAACGAAGTTGTTAAAGAAGTTAAAGACCCTCGTATTGGTAGCCGTAAGAAAGTGCCATTGATGGTTGAATTTATCAATAAACCTGAAAAAGGTCAGCAGATCCAACCCGTAATTCCGTCAGAATTACAAAAACCGACACTTACGCCTGAAATGGAATTAGCTCAGTTGGAAAATAATGAATGTTTACATCAATTACTTGATGAATTAGATGCAGGAAAAGCGCTTTCTGCAGAAGATCAAAAATTTGTTGATGAATGCTTAGATCGTATTGATGAGTTGATGACAATTTTAGGTATTGAAGAAGAGGACGATGGTAACGCATTACTTCGTCAATTTGAAACAGTGGATCTTAATCAATTTAAATAG